The region ATCGATAGTTGATAATGACCACAATGACGTCACCGTGGGCGGCCAATAGTCTTGGATCTAAGTCTGAGGATGACCACGCGGTAACACCATCCGAGATCGGTACGATGAACATCACTGCTTTTGTATCATTAGTTTTCGGTAGGTAGATATCCAAAGTCAAACAATCCTCTTTCATTCCCGGTGTAAACGGTGGCGCAGGGCATGGTGCCCCGTGCTTATCGGCGTTAAACGGTTGTTGCGGTAGAGCTTTTATCGGTTCCGGTCGCGCAAACCTGATCGGCGGTTCTGCATAAGGTATACCGAGGTAAACTTCTAAGTCAATTTCAGTAGTGTTGTCATCCGCGCCTTCTACTATCCCGATAGAGAGGTTTCTCTTGGGATTCGAGGCAGCTGCTGGTGGCAAGACGATGATAACCGTTATGGACACCGCGTACAACACTTTGATAACTTCCATACTTGATCATCCAATAAAGGAGGTGACACCCCTTATACTGCTTGCACTGATTCAGTCTGACCTTATTTTTAGAATGTACAGAAAACCTGTTTACTGGCTATTTGTGTTGACTGTGCGTCTTTCAGTCTATTCAAACTTCGTGAAAGTTCAACTCTAGACTTTCAGAGCCGGTTTTCTTGAAAGACATACTTGTCCGTTGAAATTACCCATAAATTTaggaaaataaatatgatCGAGCAAATGTACATAATATAATTGGGTAGATGGTGAATGCAAGAAAACAGATATATCACGAGAATGATAAAATGATAGCTTTCTTAAACAAAGACAGTCGAATCGTTAATTGCAAATCTATGATTATTAGCATTTCGATGCTACACCAACACCAACAACTTTACAACGGGTACATTGGTTAAATGATGCGGTATTTACATATTCCTCAGTGGCTTAATAGTTGACCGTATTTACAGTGCTGTCTAAAACGGTAATTGTATAACGCGTATGCAATAAAGACTTGAAAGCGAGTATAATTACCTTATTCGAGTCAATATGCAAGTGGAATCAAAACTACCGCAATCAATATCGGTGACGGAGTGATTTCGATTACATGGAATAAGAATATACGATCACGGCAGACCGAAAATGAAGATTTAGTACGAGATAAGTTAATCGTTTATAGATCGGTTGGTGTGGCTGAAAGCAGTGTTCATTCGCGAAAAAAGGGTCAATAATCGGCAATAAAAATTCGGCCACCAGGCCTAAACCCGATGGTGATAGGTAAACCCGTGCAGTTTAGATACTCGGGGGAACAGACAGTATATTTGGACGTAAAGCATTGGAAATATAAACAGTGGATaataattttcttatttgttcgAAAATCCGGATAAAACATTAGGGATGCGAACATGACAAACATCCGTCGGCTCAAAGATATGAAATGTCACATTATACGAAAAGCGACAAAAGGCGCAGTATATGAATCACGTATCAAAAGCGCACGTGGTCACCTACGGCAATCGAAAGAAGATAAgacgttttttttctagaataaAGCGGAGACTCTGCAACAAGATGTCAAGCTCGGCGAATATCACTTCATGTGTAATCGGACGAGCAAATTCACAAAAATACATTCACGAATCTAGCACCATCTCGGCATCGGTCGTAGTTCAATGCGTCgtcatatttttcttaattctCTGTGCTTTATGCGGAAATTCGTTGATTTTTGCGTCTATTTACCGCACGAAACGACTTCAAACGGTCACCAACATCTACACGGCGAATCTAGCTGTAACAGATATATCGGTGGGTATATTCAGCTTGCCGCTGCTCGTGGTTTCCGTCGTGTACGACGAGTGGATTTTACCCGTTGAATTGTGCCTGGTCAGCGCGTGTGTGGGCGAGATTCTTTTGCTCGTTTCGATTTCGACGCTGGCTGGAATATCGTTCGATCGTTATTTATGCATCTGTCACCCGCTTACCTACCCGAACCACGCGACCCCGACCAGAGCGGGCGCATTCATCGCCGTTGTTTGGCTTATCGGGTTATTTTTTGGATGCTCCCCGTTTTTAGGGTGGGGTCGTTATTGTTTCCGACCGTTGACCATTCCGATGTGTAGTCCAATGTGGAATGAAGATATCAGTTACGCCGCGGTTGTAATCGTAGTGAATCTTACTGTGCCGTCGATGGTGATGCTTTTTTCCTATGTTCGAATCGTCGGTGTAGCTCGAAAACAAGCCCGTCAAATCGCCCAGATTCACGGCGCTTTCGTCGTGCGCCGAACCGGACGCATTCCCGGCCAGCCTACTTCTACTAGCACTGATGTGAGCAAGAGTAACTGCTGTTTCAATTGCTGTGTCAACCGAATTGGAGGACCTCGTTGGAACAGCAAACAATCTCGAGTTGTTTCCATGGCTCCCAGAAGCAATATGAAAACTATAAAGACAGTTTTTATCGTGGTTGGTAAGTGATATATACGACAATTTATAAGCCATTAGTAAAGaagaattcaaatcaatcgaCGATGATAAAGCCACGAGATTTTTTATGCAAACATTTCACCATTTTATTCGCATTTCTGCTTATAATTGTTACCTCGTTCCGTTCCTCGGTTCCTTaatcaatattctattataGGAACGTTTTTCATCTGCTGGGGGCCGTATGTCGGGCTGTACTTTTACCACGTGAACAACGATGAGCAGAAAGTGGGATACGTTATCGAAATGCTCGTCACTTTGCTGGCTTTCAGTAACAGTTCGGTCAACCCGTACATATTCGCCTTACTGAATAAGGATTTTCGCCGCGCTTGGAAATGCCTCGTTTTTGACATCTTGCGGAAGTCGCACCGCGATGACAGTGAGTCTAACCACTACAGTGGGACACGGCCGTCAAGAGCCAACAGTCAGGATAGTGCAGTACATCCGCCGTTGTACTGTCAACAGAAACAGATTGACGAGTTAATAGTGGAAGATATGACTTCATAATTTTAGTTTCccttatttctgaatttttgatgtaaaatgttctcaaataaagatatttctgaaAAGCAATTTCAAGCAAAGTGCATCGAAAAAAATTTTCCGTCATAGAATTATTAAAACTTCTAACGGAGTCTAGCAGCGTTCTCATTCAGAACATTTCTGTTATTAATTCTAGCTCGAGGTGGCGTATGAGTAGAGCAACGAGTTGCGACGACTGGTGAACAATCTTGCAAGACCAAGGGGTTTGCGTTTCGTAAATCAAGTGTTTGATTCGAATTATTGCTGTTGGCAGAGTTTCTTGGTTGAATGTTCCTTCTCTAGCCTTTTTCCCTTTAGTGAAAAAAGAGATTTCTAACTGCTTATTATGCCTCGAGTGGAAGTGGGTTGAggatgaaaaaatgtttcttttcAGCGATACTTTCTGTGGGTGTATGTATCTTATATCACTTGTTGGTAGTTTGATTTTATGATATCACGACGATTGGGGCAATGACACTAGTGTAAGCCTAATTGCAAACAAGCCCACGAGGAAGAAACCGATCACGATTTACTTTCTACAAACTTTTCTCACATGCAAAAAATTTACATTATAGCACAACTCTCCTTTTATTGACGTCCTGCGGATAATACAAATTAGTAGTTCGTTCAgttgaattatcaaataccCCGGGACACACTTTCAATAAATAGGAGAACTGCGGGTATAATTTGAACTGAATCGAATCCATATTGTTCAATTAACACGTGAAAAAGCTAAATTTAGGTTCATGGTTCGATTGGTAAAGCGTAGATTGATCGGCATGTGCGGCTTTTAGTGTTTTTCGAAGCTGATCCCGTGTGTGTCAACAGAATATAGTTTGCGAAAAATATTCAGTGCAGACATCAAATTGAACGATCGCAAACATAACGCTTTAAAcataaattttcaatcaacACACGTGTTTGCCGATTCATTCAGCTAGCAAATTTGTTTTAGAGCAAATAATCCCTCGATATATTGTTGACATGACGTCATCTGTTCAAACAACTATTTAACTACAAAACCATACATTGCCCACATGACGCCGTGTTTTCTGTGTTTTGATGAAGATTGTGTTTTCAAATCGCTTTTTGCAATTTCTATTCGTAGATCAGtttttttgttgatatttttggcATACCAAATGGTGTAGATTTCAACAAACGAGTATGCCTAAAATAGTATTCTGGCTAACACAGATCttcgaaaatgaatttgataatttgtcCTTTTTCGATATAATTCGCTGTATTTCTTAagatcattcatttttctgatAAACGAAGTCATGACCCGAAGATTGTGTGGACTCTACGCCGAAATACAATAACGACAGCGACATTAACCCGTCCGAAATAGAAACTCCAGTGAAAGTTCGCTCGCTCTTTTGAAAGCTTTCGCGGTATGGTGACACGAAAAAAATCGTCATTGTTTATGTCAGCTTTGGTGTCACCTGCAGAAATCAGGTCGCTTTAGTCGGATTACAAATGAAGAGCCCACTTTTTAAGAAGTATGCCAGGTTTTTTCTTGTTCAAATGAATAGAAATCCTACTGAGATAAACGAAGATATGGACTAGATTTTTATGGTTAGCGCACACGCGTTAACGTGGAGATTCCGCCTTTATTTATAGATAATGATCAGATTTTTAACTGTACTCTGAGATGAAGTATTGCCCTTCAGTTGAACGCCCAAAATGAAGTATTCCcgtgttcaaattcaaatataatcactGTCTCCGGTAAACTAAAAGCAGTTCATTATTTGTATCAGCAGCTATCGATATCTTGTTGCCATCGTATTTTCTATCAAAGTCGAAATTCAaacatgaaacatataaatcaaTGGGTATACGTTCATCGAAATTCATAGCTACAGAATCTATTGTCTCGTTTATCACATACATACTCACAAATGTCTTTCGAAAATCGTGTATGCTATTAGCAATAATGCATGCACATTTTGTCATTTATTTTGTCATTTATTTATCGTTATCTCTGGCACGCAATAATCGAAATGAAATGAGATTGTCTTGTATTTTTTCCGCGTAATGTCGATTGGCATTTCAAGTCGTTCAATGCCGAGAGAACCAGTTGAATTTAAGTTCTTTGTCTGTTACACACACGACTTTCCCTGGatgatcaaatgaataaatgttgTATATACGTACACAACAGTTCTGGTTGCCATTCATTTCTCGCTGGAACTTCAAGCGAGTCGATCTACTCGCAGCGGTCACTGAAGTCGTCTGCCGCCTCTGCACGGATTTCATCACAATCAACAGGTTAGAAATGCgatgttaatgaaaaaatcattACATATTTCGTAAACGAATGCTATTGATTTACAAAGCTTTTATCGAatatgataaagttgataattaaGTTACTGTCGCTCAAAGGTAAAATTAGAAGTAAAAAATCCGTAGGTTTATCATTAGTTATTGGTGACGGTGAAAGTGAGAATTGAAGAAGATCTTTTGAAGTTACGAACGCATGCATCAAATCATTAATtatgaaaaattaagaatgtaatttaatattttccatttcttAATTCGATTTTCGACGGATTCATGTACTTGAATTGACTCAATATTGAtaactgaagaaatattgaaGAACCAGGCTCCTTAGTTACCGCCTAGTTGTTTATAACTGTGAAAAAAACCTAAAGCTGGAAAATGATAGGATTTCGACTTGGTTTTATTATGCAAGAAAAAAGTCAACAGAGATAGTCACTACAAGTAATAAATGGGCGCAGGtttcaaaaattattattttatggCTATTTTATGCAAATTGTTTCATAAAGCACGAAATTTATTCCCACGTACGACTTCATAAACCGACATTTTATATGTACATACTATTTCCTTTTCAGTTCTTTGTATCCGAGTAATACGTACttacatattttttcagaTATCATAAAAGCTGTAATTATGCAAAGGCCTTCCGTATCAGGTCCGGTAGGTCCGGGTCAACCGACATTTAGGAAGAAAAGCATTTTGACGGACAAAGATGGCAACCAGGGGCCACCGACAATAATAGGACTTATCGCTGGCAAGCGTTTCGCGAAGAAAATGTCGCAGCGATATCGCAAAACACCTTCGATGAGCACGAGCGGGACCGCTCGTTCGTGGAATAGCACTAACATCAGACTGGAGCCGACCTATCAGCTAGAACCGAAAACTAGATTCCAGCCCGGTAAAGTTAACGAAATCGTTCGAGCGGTCGTCAACTCGAGAATGATGGGTTTTAAATACTCGTCGCGAATGGCGGCTATGATGTCGAAAGTGCTAACGGAAGAAATCAAAGATAAAGTAAAGGGACTCGCGTTTGAGCGATATAAGATTATCTGTCTAGTGAGTATCGGTGAAAATAAAGGACAGGGCGTAGCGGTCAGTAGTCGCTGTGTTTGGGACGAGAGTTCAGACAGATTCACGAATTACACGTACGAAACGAAAGACGCATATTGCAACGTCATCGTTTACGGAGTCTACCATGAATAGtgatcgatttatttttcaaatttagaatTATCTAGACAATACTTCGAAATCTAGTTTGTGGCTAACTATCGGGACGGTGCGGCGATGTTGGTGCACCTGTCAATATGTGAAATGATTGTATTAAACAAGAAGCTATTGCGACATCAGCGGGGGTTGCAGTGTATTCAGATGGTGACTTTCCCAGAATATGTAAATTGCATTAATAATGTTTCTCGCAAGCGCCCGCGAGATACGATGTGATTATGATTTAAGCTTGTGACAAAGCggatttgaattattaatcgGGTGTGATTTGGTATAGCGTTGTTCAGTAACTGTCGGTTTGCTTCACGGATATATGAtattattgttaaaatatagttatataCATCTTACTAttgtaataaaaaatttttgatAAGTTAACAACCTTTCTTTGAATTACCTTAGATTGACTAAGTTGGTTATCTAGCAAATATACGATATACAACGGCACCCAATGAAATCCACCAACAAATTACTTATTGTACAACCTTAATCTACCTGGCCGTAGTCTGAAACAATATTCGTAACACAACCTAATATGTAGTACTGACGCCATTCATATTCGAGAACTCTCAATAAGTGGGATTCATTATTAAATTTTACAAATAGCTTTACTGCGTGATGAAATTACCAGTGCACCGATTggaattttcaatagatttccAATAACGTCGAGTACCTTGGCAACTGTTCTTCATTCTTTATTCGAGCGTATCTTGTAGTATCTGAAGGACCGCGAATCGACCTGACTTGGAGAAACGATTACTTATTCATTATGTGCACAGTTAACCCGGCTCAGAGGCAAAACTGCTCCTTGAATAATACCTCGATCGTTAAATTCACATCCTacttggtaatttgatatttcaatgataTATCCTgtaaaattattgatatcattgaaatatgcAGGAAGATGTTCTCAAGGCATGTTTACATCTGATCAATAAACGAATCACAAAAGCTATAGAAATACGAATGGTAGCcatatcaatgaaattttcattttcaccaAAACACACAGaaaatttttcagaaaattattttcgtaTTGTCATATATCAGAGATTGACTAAGTCAGTGAGTGCCTTGTTCGTTTCCCGCAAGCTATATCAGTATATGAACACAGAATAAGTTCGTTGCCAATATTGGGAAGTGAACATGGAACGGTGACGTTAAGTGGCCACTTCTCATGGCTAGATCGGAACAAACGCATTAAATCGCATAGTACCTGCAGTTGGAAAGGACCAAATCGATACACGAAAATTACATGCCCAGCGTTATGGCATTGAGAGAGCGAGATAGGCCTACTGAGTGAAAAGTTTCCGTGAAGGTCTATCTAATGTGCCTGTTGCTCTCTATGAGGAGACCCATCGGGTTGCTGCAGCCAGTGCATTTTCAATCACTTGGTGCACGGATCCGTCTCGCGGAATTCTGCAAAACCATCTAATTGAAAAATACTTTTAGGGGTCCTTATTGTTTTCGTTGCAATGTTTTCAATGTTGTTATGAAGATATTTTCTGTCTTTGTTTTGTCCGTCGTTCAATAAAGTGATTTGCAAAAAGTATtcttattcttgaaaaaacTCGTTCTCCATAAGTAATTAACAAAAAAGGTTTACAGGGAATAATTGAATAACGCACGAATTCTTACCCGCGAAATGGTTCCTAAATTTTATTCAATAGGACCTTAATAAATCAGTGCTTTATGAACAATTGACATGAACATGCCATTTCATCCCCACAACAACAATCATACCTAAATGACAGGTATTCATGTACTCGAGGATTGAAATACAGCTAGGGCAATTACAAATAACCAGTTGCTTTGATATCAATTCTTATCTTTGATATACAATTAAGTTAGATTCAATAACTCCTTGAGGTGCTTCTTATGCAGATACTTCAGAATCCATATAGCCATTGTTAAACCaatgttttagagtccatatATAGCTGGCAAATCTACCAACCAACACTGTTCATATATACTCATCTATCAAGAGACTGCTCCCCTATTTCGCTCCTCTATTTTCCATAAGGGCCTTAATAAAaatagtattttatgaaccatTGATAAGCACCACAGAGAAAAAGTTGCAATACACGTAACTAAacaattgaaaagttatttACACAAATGATGAACATGTGTGTCATTTTATTCTTACACAACAATCATACCCTGCTAAATGAGTTATttaaaaatagttcaaaataaaaacattaaacctACAAACCTACACTCACACTGGTAAGCGTAAGGTAAACTGATTAATCTTAATTATTAGGccacacaaagaaataccctagtttttcatcagatttttttctggAAAGTGACGAGGGCGggcaaattttatttttattgcgttttttaaataaaatttttgaaatgaaagtgaCTTAGAGAACAGACGCGGGagggaagtttttttttaccaaTGACAAACAAATGCCTGTAATGCAAGTAGAAAATAtgcaaaaaaaagtttatttagaatttagaaGCTCCCCAAGTCCAATAAAATCAAACTATATCGACTCATTCAATCGGAACttgtaaatagttttaaaaACACTTTCGCAATTTCATATTGAACAAGACAAAATCATTAACAAAATCTTAATTTTCCCTCGCTATTTGCTAAAT is a window of Tubulanus polymorphus chromosome 2, tnTubPoly1.2, whole genome shotgun sequence DNA encoding:
- the LOC141898306 gene encoding histamine H2 receptor-like, yielding MSSSANITSCVIGRANSQKYIHESSTISASVVVQCVVIFFLILCALCGNSLIFASIYRTKRLQTVTNIYTANLAVTDISVGIFSLPLLVVSVVYDEWILPVELCLVSACVGEILLLVSISTLAGISFDRYLCICHPLTYPNHATPTRAGAFIAVVWLIGLFFGCSPFLGWGRYCFRPLTIPMCSPMWNEDISYAAVVIVVNLTVPSMVMLFSYVRIVGVARKQARQIAQIHGAFVVRRTGRIPGQPTSTSTDVSKSNCCFNCCVNRIGGPRWNSKQSRVVSMAPRSNMKTIKTVFIVVGTFFICWGPYVGLYFYHVNNDEQKVGYVIEMLVTLLAFSNSSVNPYIFALLNKDFRRAWKCLVFDILRKSHRDDTRGGV
- the LOC141900289 gene encoding dynein light chain Tctex-type protein 2B-like; translated protein: MQRPSVSGPVGPGQPTFRKKSILTDKDGNQGPPTIIGLIAGKRFAKKMSQRYRKTPSMSTSGTARSWNSTNIRLEPTYQLEPKTRFQPGKVNEIVRAVVNSRMMGFKYSSRMAAMMSKVLTEEIKDKVKGLAFERYKIICLVSIGENKGQGVAVSSRCVWDESSDRFTNYTYETKDAYCNVIVYGVYHE